The Pedobacter roseus genome contains a region encoding:
- the tssD gene encoding type VI secretion system tube protein TssD, with product MAFKTRLNLGSKEFDVLQCSFSLNRDVDAKGRPSSGVYGGTIHIEIESTEDTSVIESMVNNQYKPLSGTLVFKKGEEDSKMKELSFEDGYIIQYNEGIAVNDNTPMTLSFVVSARKLKLGNAEHENDWPKA from the coding sequence ATGGCATTTAAAACCCGTTTAAACTTAGGATCAAAAGAATTTGATGTACTACAGTGCAGCTTTTCATTAAATAGAGATGTTGACGCCAAAGGCCGTCCATCATCAGGTGTTTATGGTGGTACCATCCACATCGAAATCGAATCAACTGAAGATACTTCAGTAATCGAATCAATGGTTAACAACCAGTACAAGCCTCTTTCAGGAACATTGGTTTTCAAAAAAGGCGAAGAGGATTCAAAAATGAAAGAACTGTCTTTCGAAGATGGTTACATCATCCAGTATAACGAAGGTATTGCAGTAAACGATAATACCCCAATGACATTAAGTTTTGTAGTATCGGCCCGTAAGCTAAAGCTCGGCAATGCAGAACACGAAAACGATTGGCCAAAAGCTTAA
- the tssD gene encoding type VI secretion system tube protein TssD, which yields MAFKARLNFSGKEYDVLHCAYALNRDVDAKGRPSSGVYGGTIDIEIESTEDTSIIEAMVNNQYKPITGTLLIKKSEEDAKMKEVNFEDGYIVKYSEGINIVGDHPMTLKFQISARKLKLGSAEHVNDWPKA from the coding sequence ATGGCTTTCAAAGCTAGATTAAATTTTTCGGGCAAGGAGTACGATGTACTTCATTGTGCCTATGCATTAAACCGTGATGTAGATGCTAAAGGAAGACCCTCTTCCGGAGTTTATGGCGGTACCATCGACATTGAGATCGAATCAACCGAAGACACCTCAATCATCGAGGCGATGGTAAACAACCAGTACAAACCTATTACAGGAACCCTTCTGATCAAAAAATCCGAGGAAGATGCCAAAATGAAAGAAGTAAACTTCGAAGATGGCTACATTGTTAAATATTCCGAAGGGATAAACATTGTTGGCGATCATCCGATGACACTCAAGTTCCAGATTTCAGCCCGCAAGCTTAAATTAGGTAGCGCCGAGCATGTTAACGATTGGCCAAAAGCCTAA
- a CDS encoding endonuclease/exonuclease/phosphatase family protein, with the protein MKTNKFLWLCCALSLFACSKGTLIESKTVAGTVNQKIESTKAINDVATVRDLKFFQINVWQEGTSVTGGYDAIVNEVARAGADFVFLSEVRNYNNVDFTNKLVQSLKTKGLTYYTFRSDDSGILSKYPIVESASIYPVGNDHGSVYKLIALVDGQRIAAYTAHLDYTNYACYLPRGYSGVTWAKLPNGPETDVSKVSQMNLASYRDEATRAFTADANTEKSKGAIVFLGGDFNEPSMFDWVASTANLYDHNGVLYNWDATSILNAAGFKDSYRSLYPSPVTHPGFTYPSDNPAKPVSSLTWAPDADERERIDYIFFTPASNLRLKSSTIVGPDKSIVRNVRTAESTQDPFVLPLGIWPTDHKALLSTFELTTVSSGSYESVVLNSGNVRVSTYQPGDGSIAALFDNNTATFFTTFWNSYNITVPQWIVIDLGADKASKGIGFQYTTRTTSKTDYMPTSITIQATNQAPGSHIWAKEGDAYTDADRAWTDIASFSGTQYCPLATNATSPKLQATATSAYRYWRFFVKQAKQNPTYEASYPNAFCFQLSELKAERLK; encoded by the coding sequence ATGAAAACAAACAAATTTTTATGGCTCTGCTGTGCATTGAGCTTATTCGCCTGTTCTAAAGGAACATTAATCGAATCCAAAACTGTAGCGGGTACGGTAAATCAAAAAATAGAATCCACTAAAGCAATAAATGATGTGGCCACTGTTAGAGATCTGAAATTTTTTCAGATCAACGTGTGGCAGGAAGGTACTTCTGTAACTGGCGGTTATGATGCCATTGTAAATGAGGTGGCAAGGGCAGGGGCCGATTTTGTGTTCCTAAGTGAAGTGAGGAATTACAATAATGTAGATTTTACCAATAAGTTGGTACAATCATTAAAAACAAAAGGTTTAACCTATTATACTTTCCGTTCGGATGATTCGGGTATACTTTCTAAATATCCAATTGTAGAAAGTGCAAGTATTTATCCTGTTGGCAATGATCATGGATCGGTTTATAAATTAATAGCACTGGTAGATGGGCAACGGATTGCAGCTTATACAGCGCATTTAGATTATACCAATTATGCCTGCTACCTGCCCAGGGGTTATAGTGGAGTAACCTGGGCCAAGTTGCCAAATGGACCAGAAACAGATGTTTCAAAGGTTTCTCAAATGAACCTTGCTTCGTATAGGGATGAGGCCACCAGGGCTTTTACCGCGGATGCCAATACTGAAAAAAGTAAAGGGGCAATCGTTTTTCTTGGTGGCGATTTCAATGAACCATCAATGTTTGATTGGGTAGCCAGTACAGCAAATTTGTACGACCATAACGGAGTGCTTTACAACTGGGATGCCACAAGTATATTAAATGCTGCGGGGTTTAAAGATTCTTACCGGAGCCTTTATCCCTCTCCGGTTACCCACCCTGGTTTTACCTATCCATCCGATAATCCTGCTAAACCCGTAAGCAGTTTAACGTGGGCACCTGATGCTGATGAAAGAGAACGTATAGATTATATCTTCTTTACGCCTGCATCAAATCTTCGCTTAAAAAGTTCAACCATAGTGGGGCCTGACAAATCTATTGTACGGAACGTGCGCACGGCTGAAAGTACGCAGGATCCTTTTGTTTTACCATTGGGTATTTGGCCAACCGATCATAAAGCATTACTTTCTACATTTGAATTAACTACAGTTTCGTCCGGCAGTTATGAATCTGTTGTTCTAAATAGCGGCAACGTAAGGGTAAGTACTTATCAACCTGGAGATGGCTCAATTGCTGCTTTGTTTGACAATAACACCGCTACATTTTTTACAACTTTTTGGAACAGTTATAATATTACCGTTCCGCAATGGATTGTTATTGATTTAGGAGCTGATAAGGCAAGTAAAGGCATTGGTTTTCAGTATACCACCCGTACAACAAGTAAAACCGATTATATGCCCACCTCCATTACCATTCAGGCAACAAATCAGGCGCCTGGCAGCCATATTTGGGCTAAAGAAGGAGATGCCTACACAGATGCTGATAGAGCATGGACAGACATAGCCAGTTTTTCTGGCACCCAGTACTGTCCTTTAGCTACAAATGCTACTTCGCCTAAATTGCAGGCAACTGCAACCTCGGCCTACCGGTATTGGCGCTTTTTTGTAAAACAGGCAAAGCAAAATCCAACTTACGAAGCTTCGTATCCTAATGCTTTTTGTTTTCAACTTTCCGAATTAAAAGCAGAACGCTTGAAATAA
- a CDS encoding APC family permease, translating into MEIQKEGGPSKRKLSLFDATMLVMGSMIGSGIFIVSADIMRNLGSGYWLIVVWVITGVMTVAAAISYGELSSMFPKAGGQYTYLKEIFGKMMGFLYGWGLFTVIQTGTIAAVAVAFGKFTAYLIPALNDAAPIFQSGGYKITWIQILAIGVILLLTYINTKGVESGKILQNIFTGSKIVALIGLIILGFLLVKNNFWSDNMGLGWKAFNNLKTDFSGNLLKSGWEPISGVAVMGGIAAAMVGSVFSSVAWENVTFVSGEIENPRKNVVRSMVLGTTAVMILYLLVNFVYLNTLNRDSIAFALNDRVAVVASEQIFGSGIGTIVIAVLVMISTFGCVNGIVLAGARVFQSMAEDGMFFKAALKNNKNGVPEKSLWMQGIWASALCLSGQYGNLLDMISFVIVLFYMITVFGVIYLRIKQPGLERPYKTWLYPITPIIYLLIGAAFCILLLIYKQQYTWPGLVIVLLGLPVYFFINKKEQQP; encoded by the coding sequence ATGGAAATTCAAAAGGAAGGTGGGCCTTCTAAGAGAAAATTAAGCCTTTTTGATGCTACGATGCTGGTAATGGGCTCAATGATCGGAAGTGGTATCTTTATCGTTAGTGCCGATATCATGCGGAATTTAGGTTCTGGTTACTGGTTAATCGTAGTTTGGGTAATTACCGGGGTAATGACGGTTGCAGCCGCAATTTCTTATGGAGAACTTTCTTCCATGTTTCCTAAAGCAGGTGGACAATACACTTACCTGAAAGAGATCTTTGGTAAAATGATGGGATTTCTTTATGGCTGGGGACTGTTTACCGTAATTCAAACGGGTACTATTGCTGCTGTTGCTGTTGCTTTTGGAAAGTTTACTGCCTATTTAATACCTGCTTTAAATGATGCCGCCCCAATTTTTCAAAGTGGTGGTTATAAAATTACCTGGATACAAATTTTGGCTATCGGCGTGATCCTGCTCCTTACCTATATTAATACAAAAGGTGTTGAGAGTGGTAAAATTTTACAGAATATCTTTACGGGATCTAAAATTGTTGCTTTAATAGGCCTGATTATTCTGGGCTTTCTTTTGGTGAAAAACAATTTTTGGAGCGACAATATGGGGCTTGGCTGGAAAGCTTTTAACAACCTTAAAACAGATTTTAGTGGAAATTTACTTAAATCCGGATGGGAACCTATTTCTGGAGTGGCGGTGATGGGCGGCATTGCTGCTGCAATGGTAGGATCGGTATTTTCGAGTGTAGCCTGGGAAAACGTAACCTTCGTTTCCGGAGAGATCGAAAATCCTAGAAAAAATGTAGTACGTTCGATGGTTTTAGGTACCACAGCAGTAATGATCCTTTATTTATTGGTCAATTTTGTTTACCTAAATACTTTAAATAGAGATAGTATTGCTTTCGCCTTAAATGATCGGGTAGCTGTAGTAGCTTCCGAGCAGATTTTTGGAAGTGGGATAGGAACCATTGTAATTGCCGTATTGGTGATGATTTCTACTTTTGGTTGTGTTAACGGAATTGTATTGGCAGGTGCAAGGGTTTTTCAGAGCATGGCAGAAGATGGGATGTTTTTTAAAGCAGCGCTTAAAAACAATAAAAACGGAGTTCCAGAAAAATCACTTTGGATGCAGGGCATCTGGGCCTCTGCCTTATGTTTAAGTGGGCAGTATGGGAATCTTTTAGATATGATCTCTTTTGTTATTGTGCTCTTTTATATGATAACTGTTTTTGGCGTTATTTACTTAAGGATAAAACAGCCAGGTTTAGAAAGACCTTACAAAACCTGGTTATATCCAATTACCCCAATTATTTACTTATTAATAGGAGCGGCATTTTGCATTTTGCTATTAATATATAAGCAACAATATACCTGGCCCGGACTTGTAATTGTTTTACTGGGACTTCCGGTCTACTTTTTTATTAATAAAAAAGAGCAGCAGCCCTAA
- a CDS encoding sodium-translocating pyrophosphatase, whose protein sequence is MDFLQNNLIYCIPALGLVGIIVMMIKSAWVNKQDAGDKNMQELAGYIADGAMAFLKAEWRVLSIFAVFTAALLAYSGTITEIKGVPMHSSWIISISFIIGAVFSATAGYIGMKSATKANVRTTQAARTSLKQALKVSFTGGTVMGLGVAGLAVLGLGGLFIVFLQIFHVTNANSVEMRTAIEVLTGFSLGAESIALFARVGGGIYTKAADVGADLVGKVEAGIPEDDVRNPATIADNVGDNVGDVAGMGADLFGSYVATILATMVLGQEITVTDKFGGMSPILLPMVICGLGIIFSIIGTWFVTIKDEKSNVQNALNLGNWSSILITAVASFFIVKWMLPETLNLRGYEFSSINVFYAIIVGLVVGTIMSIVTEYFTAMGKGPVNSIIQQSSTGHATNIIAGLAVGMKSTVIPILVLAGGIMASYHFAGLYGVAIAAAGMMATTAMQLAIDAFGPIADNAGGIAEMSQLPPEVRERTDNLDAVGNTTAATGKGFAIASAALTSLALFAAFVGIAGITAIDIYKAPVLAGLFVGGMIPFIFSALCIQAVGKAAMDMVQEVRRQFREIPGIMEYKAKPEYEKCVAISTKASIREMMMPGAIALITPIIVGFTFGPEVLGGLLAGVTVTGVLMGIFQSNAGGAWDNAKKSFEQGVMINGEMHYKKSEPHKASVTGDTVGDPFKDTSGPSMNILIKLMSIVSLVIAPYIAVKAIAGEHKQEVRKEIRIEQKTDASGNIKTDTLINTTDTLSR, encoded by the coding sequence ATGGATTTTTTACAAAACAATTTAATTTACTGTATCCCGGCTTTGGGCCTTGTTGGGATTATAGTTATGATGATTAAAAGCGCCTGGGTAAATAAGCAAGATGCCGGCGATAAAAATATGCAGGAGCTTGCGGGCTATATTGCCGATGGTGCAATGGCCTTTTTGAAAGCCGAATGGAGGGTATTGAGCATTTTTGCTGTTTTTACAGCAGCTTTATTGGCATACTCCGGAACAATTACCGAAATTAAAGGTGTTCCGATGCATTCGAGCTGGATTATTTCCATATCTTTTATTATTGGAGCAGTATTTTCTGCAACTGCAGGCTATATCGGTATGAAATCGGCCACTAAAGCCAATGTAAGAACCACACAGGCCGCCAGAACAAGTTTAAAACAAGCTTTAAAAGTTTCATTTACCGGTGGTACGGTAATGGGTTTGGGTGTTGCCGGACTTGCCGTTTTAGGTTTAGGCGGATTATTTATCGTGTTTTTACAGATTTTCCATGTAACCAATGCCAATAGCGTAGAAATGAGAACCGCTATCGAGGTTTTAACAGGATTCTCTTTAGGGGCAGAATCAATTGCGCTGTTTGCACGTGTTGGCGGAGGTATATACACCAAGGCGGCCGATGTTGGTGCTGATTTAGTGGGTAAAGTAGAAGCCGGAATTCCGGAAGATGATGTACGTAATCCTGCAACGATTGCCGATAACGTAGGCGATAACGTGGGTGATGTTGCCGGTATGGGCGCCGATTTATTCGGTTCTTATGTGGCAACTATATTGGCTACAATGGTTTTGGGACAAGAAATTACCGTAACAGATAAATTCGGAGGCATGTCTCCTATCCTTCTTCCCATGGTAATCTGCGGATTGGGCATTATATTTTCCATTATTGGAACCTGGTTCGTAACCATTAAAGATGAAAAATCGAACGTTCAGAATGCCTTGAACCTGGGTAACTGGTCATCCATCTTGATTACAGCGGTAGCTTCATTTTTCATTGTGAAATGGATGTTACCAGAAACACTTAACCTTCGCGGTTATGAGTTCTCCAGCATCAACGTGTTTTACGCCATCATTGTAGGCTTAGTAGTGGGTACCATTATGAGCATTGTTACTGAATATTTTACTGCAATGGGCAAAGGACCTGTAAATTCTATTATCCAGCAATCCTCAACCGGGCATGCCACCAATATTATTGCTGGTTTAGCTGTTGGTATGAAATCGACCGTTATCCCGATTTTAGTTCTGGCCGGGGGCATTATGGCCTCTTACCACTTTGCGGGTTTATACGGTGTGGCTATTGCTGCAGCAGGCATGATGGCTACTACAGCGATGCAATTGGCGATCGATGCTTTTGGACCAATTGCAGATAATGCGGGTGGTATTGCCGAAATGAGTCAACTGCCTCCTGAAGTTCGCGAACGTACTGACAATTTAGATGCTGTTGGTAACACCACTGCTGCTACAGGTAAGGGTTTTGCTATCGCATCAGCCGCTTTAACCTCTTTGGCTTTATTTGCAGCTTTTGTAGGCATAGCAGGCATTACGGCTATTGATATTTACAAAGCACCAGTTTTAGCAGGTTTATTTGTAGGTGGAATGATCCCCTTTATCTTTTCAGCGCTTTGTATCCAGGCAGTGGGTAAAGCTGCAATGGATATGGTGCAGGAAGTTCGCCGCCAGTTTAGGGAAATCCCCGGCATAATGGAATATAAAGCAAAACCTGAATACGAAAAATGTGTGGCCATTTCTACCAAAGCATCTATCCGCGAAATGATGATGCCGGGAGCAATCGCCCTAATCACGCCAATTATTGTAGGTTTTACCTTTGGACCTGAAGTTTTGGGTGGTTTATTGGCAGGAGTAACCGTTACTGGTGTTTTGATGGGGATTTTCCAAAGTAATGCCGGTGGCGCATGGGACAATGCCAAAAAATCTTTCGAACAAGGTGTAATGATTAACGGAGAAATGCACTACAAAAAATCAGAACCACACAAGGCTTCTGTGACCGGAGATACCGTTGGCGATCCTTTTAAAGATACTTCGGGCCCTTCGATGAACATTTTGATTAAATTAATGTCTATTGTTTCACTGGTTATTGCTCCTTACATCGCAGTTAAGGCAATTGCGGGCGAACACAAACAAGAAGTTCGGAAAGAAATCAGAATTGAACAAAAAACCGATGCTTCGGGCAACATAAAAACAGATACTTTAATAAATACAACCGATACTTTAAGCCGTTAG
- a CDS encoding amino acid permease has product MGLFTKKPMHLLLEEAGDSAKGLKRTLSAGALVALGVGAIIGAGLFVRTAAAAAQNAGPSVTIGFIIAAIGCALAGLCYAELSSSIPISGSAYTYTYATMGELMAWVIGWDLVLEYAVGAATVGIAWSEYLNKLLVEVLHISPIPYEWCHSPFQSHPDGTVNGIINLPALFIVALLSLLLIKGTSESAFVNGIIVITKVGIVILIIVLGWGFIHEANHHPYIPAATTYVDHAGISHSFGGFWGVIGAAGTVFFAFIGFDAVSTAAQETKNPKTAMPIGILGSLAVCTVLYILFAHVLTGIAPVEFFRTKGGEASVVAAISEYMTGYGWLAKLVTVAILAGFSSVILVMLLGQSRVFYSMSKDGLLPKMFSDLHPKFKTPYKANLVILVIVGLFAAFIPGDVVGDMTSIGTLFAFMLVCIAVIILRKTDPDLPRQFRTPWVPLIPILGVVACGLMILGLGWTNWLRLFGWLALGFIIYFGYSKKNSHLKDVK; this is encoded by the coding sequence ATGGGTTTATTTACTAAAAAGCCAATGCATCTGTTGCTTGAAGAAGCAGGAGATTCAGCCAAAGGCTTAAAGCGTACACTTAGCGCTGGTGCATTGGTAGCACTAGGTGTAGGAGCTATTATTGGTGCAGGTCTATTTGTAAGAACGGCGGCAGCAGCAGCACAAAATGCTGGTCCATCGGTTACAATCGGATTTATTATCGCCGCAATAGGTTGTGCGTTGGCAGGTTTGTGCTACGCAGAATTATCATCATCTATTCCAATTTCGGGTAGCGCATACACTTATACTTATGCCACTATGGGCGAGCTTATGGCTTGGGTAATTGGTTGGGATTTAGTATTGGAATATGCTGTTGGAGCCGCAACAGTAGGTATTGCATGGAGCGAATATTTAAATAAATTACTGGTAGAAGTGCTCCATATTTCCCCCATCCCCTACGAATGGTGTCACTCTCCTTTCCAATCACACCCTGATGGTACAGTAAATGGGATAATCAACCTTCCAGCTTTATTTATTGTAGCCTTATTAAGCTTATTATTGATCAAAGGAACTTCAGAATCAGCTTTCGTGAACGGAATTATCGTAATTACCAAAGTTGGTATCGTTATTTTGATTATCGTTTTAGGCTGGGGCTTTATCCATGAAGCAAACCATCATCCATATATTCCAGCTGCTACTACTTATGTAGATCATGCGGGTATCAGCCATAGTTTTGGTGGTTTCTGGGGAGTTATTGGTGCTGCCGGAACGGTATTTTTCGCGTTTATCGGTTTTGATGCCGTGAGTACTGCAGCACAGGAAACTAAAAACCCTAAAACCGCGATGCCAATCGGCATTTTAGGCTCATTAGCAGTTTGTACAGTATTATATATCTTATTCGCACATGTTTTAACTGGAATTGCACCGGTAGAATTTTTCAGAACTAAAGGTGGTGAAGCATCAGTTGTTGCTGCAATCAGTGAATATATGACTGGTTACGGTTGGTTAGCTAAATTAGTTACTGTAGCTATTTTAGCAGGTTTCTCTTCTGTAATCTTAGTGATGTTACTGGGTCAAAGCCGTGTATTTTATTCGATGAGTAAAGATGGTTTATTGCCAAAAATGTTCAGCGACTTGCATCCTAAATTTAAAACACCTTACAAAGCAAACCTGGTAATCTTGGTAATTGTTGGTTTATTCGCCGCTTTTATCCCTGGTGATGTAGTTGGTGATATGACCAGTATCGGTACATTATTTGCCTTTATGTTGGTTTGTATCGCTGTTATTATCCTAAGAAAAACTGATCCGGATCTTCCACGTCAGTTCAGAACACCTTGGGTTCCTTTAATTCCTATTTTAGGTGTTGTTGCATGTGGACTAATGATTTTAGGTTTAGGCTGGACCAACTGGTTAAGGTTATTCGGCTGGTTAGCTTTAGGATTCATTATCTACTTTGGATACAGCAAAAAGAATTCACACCTGAAAGACGTTAAATAA
- a CDS encoding porin, with protein sequence MNRHSTGYKKVNFLIIAFFLLFSSISYAQRTINDVMDSTTVNHLLIISKKYGSLSFSGYLQPQFQMAQTNGAQAEYQGGNFGEFTNNRFRLRRGRLRADYMLLTDDGAPSTYFVLQFDGTEQGVAVRDFWGRYYENKWKILAVTLGLSGRPFGNELQLSSSVREAPERGRMSQILMKTERDLGVTFTLNPRWKDATLKNFVFDFGIYNGQGLAGPAEFDNSKDFIFRLSHKTYSFNAFTIAGGISTLQGGLNHRLPVSYKMDRINNQWNMVKDSSGSTINKVAPRRYYGADIQLATKTKSWKSELRAEVISGLQTGTSTNSTTPGSYPVDNKSIALPYYTRNFNGAYFTFVQTLNSTDNQLILKYDWYDPNTKVKGLDISGNRGLSPADVRFDTFGFGFLHHFNTHFKAVLYYDIIRNEATQIQDYTADRKDNVLTLRTQFYF encoded by the coding sequence ATGAACCGCCATTCTACCGGATATAAAAAGGTAAATTTTCTGATCATTGCCTTTTTCTTGCTGTTTTCTTCAATAAGCTATGCGCAAAGGACAATCAATGACGTAATGGACTCTACAACGGTTAATCATTTACTCATTATATCTAAAAAATATGGTTCATTATCCTTTAGCGGATACCTGCAACCTCAATTTCAGATGGCCCAGACAAACGGCGCACAGGCAGAATACCAGGGCGGAAATTTTGGTGAATTTACCAATAACCGCTTCAGGTTAAGAAGAGGTCGTTTAAGAGCCGATTATATGCTCTTAACAGATGACGGCGCACCATCTACCTATTTTGTACTTCAATTTGACGGTACAGAACAAGGCGTTGCAGTTAGAGATTTCTGGGGACGTTATTACGAAAATAAATGGAAGATATTAGCGGTTACTTTAGGCCTCTCGGGTCGGCCCTTTGGTAATGAACTTCAGTTATCATCTTCGGTAAGAGAAGCACCAGAACGTGGCCGGATGTCGCAGATTTTAATGAAAACTGAACGCGACCTGGGGGTTACCTTTACTTTAAATCCCCGCTGGAAAGACGCCACTCTTAAAAACTTTGTATTCGATTTCGGTATTTACAACGGACAGGGCTTAGCCGGGCCTGCGGAATTTGATAACAGTAAAGATTTTATCTTCAGGTTAAGCCACAAAACATACTCATTTAATGCCTTTACCATTGCGGGAGGCATCAGCACCTTACAGGGCGGTTTAAACCACCGTTTGCCTGTAAGTTATAAAATGGACAGAATCAACAATCAATGGAATATGGTTAAAGATTCGTCTGGTAGTACGATTAATAAAGTTGCACCAAGAAGATATTACGGTGCGGACATTCAACTGGCCACTAAAACCAAAAGCTGGAAATCGGAGCTGAGGGCAGAGGTTATATCTGGACTTCAAACCGGAACTTCTACTAATTCTACAACGCCGGGCTCCTACCCTGTTGACAATAAATCAATTGCCCTTCCTTATTATACCAGAAACTTTAACGGAGCTTATTTTACCTTTGTACAAACACTGAACAGCACCGATAACCAGCTTATTTTAAAGTATGATTGGTACGATCCAAATACGAAAGTAAAGGGATTGGATATTTCGGGCAACCGTGGACTATCACCAGCGGATGTCCGTTTTGATACTTTTGGTTTTGGTTTCTTACACCATTTCAACACACATTTTAAGGCGGTATTGTATTATGATATTATTAGAAATGAGGCTACCCAGATTCAGGATTACACGGCTGACCGGAAAGATAATGTACTCACTTTAAGAACGCAATTCTATTTCTAA
- a CDS encoding MarC family protein, with protein MKFNLSQILSTTMVLFAIIDILGAIPVVIELRRKAGHIESEKASLVATGLMILFLFLGESLLKVIGLDVESFAIAGSFVIFFIAMEMVLGLTIFKEEAPETVSIVPLAFPLIAGAGTMTTLLSLKTEYHTQNILVGIILNMLFVYFVLKNTNRLEKLFGKSGLNILRKAFGVILLAIAIKLFRNNTGL; from the coding sequence ATGAAGTTCAACTTAAGCCAGATCCTATCGACAACGATGGTGCTCTTCGCCATTATCGATATTTTGGGAGCCATCCCAGTTGTTATCGAACTGCGTAGAAAGGCTGGCCATATCGAATCAGAAAAGGCATCTTTGGTGGCTACCGGTTTAATGATCCTTTTTTTATTTCTTGGAGAATCACTTTTAAAAGTAATCGGTTTGGATGTAGAATCTTTTGCCATTGCGGGTTCTTTTGTAATCTTTTTCATTGCCATGGAAATGGTTTTGGGACTTACGATTTTCAAAGAAGAAGCCCCTGAAACGGTTTCTATTGTTCCATTGGCTTTCCCGTTAATTGCTGGTGCCGGAACCATGACCACGTTACTTTCGCTAAAAACCGAATACCATACCCAGAACATCCTGGTAGGTATTATCCTGAATATGCTGTTTGTTTATTTCGTACTGAAGAACACCAACAGGCTGGAAAAACTTTTCGGAAAATCGGGCTTAAACATCTTACGTAAAGCTTTTGGCGTAATTTTATTGGCCATCGCGATTAAGTTATTCAGAAATAACACAGGACTTTAG
- a CDS encoding RsmB/NOP family class I SAM-dependent RNA methyltransferase: MRADHQLRAFEQILNSYDGSLPLHRFLPAYFKQHKQMGSSDRRWATRHIYSFFRLGKALPALLPEERLSIADFLCHTTLSQLVEKNLPDLVESITLSLEEKLSLIKSKYPDFDIEEVYPFHASLSGDIDKEAFFTSFFRQPDLFIRVAASDSSSIVAKLEEENIPVKAISATALALPNGTKLETILNEGSYQVQDLSSQNTGEYFKPNKWDKWWDCCAASGGKTLLLHSLEPVIELLVSDLRESVLLNLDERFRLAGIRKYHKKEIDLLQNNDQILHHYQFDGIILDAPCTGSGTWGRTPEMLTFFEERKINQFAAIQKGIVQNVVKYLKPGKPLIYITCSAFVQENEAVVQHIVETLPLELEKMELVKGYENNADTMFVARLIKKSQD; the protein is encoded by the coding sequence ATGAGAGCAGACCACCAGTTAAGAGCCTTTGAACAGATTTTAAATAGTTATGATGGAAGTTTGCCCTTACATCGCTTCTTGCCCGCTTATTTTAAGCAGCACAAGCAAATGGGCTCTTCAGATAGAAGATGGGCCACACGCCATATATATAGCTTTTTTAGATTAGGAAAAGCTTTGCCAGCCTTGTTGCCCGAAGAACGCTTAAGTATTGCCGATTTTTTATGCCATACAACCTTAAGTCAGCTGGTAGAGAAAAATTTGCCAGACCTGGTGGAAAGTATTACTTTATCCTTAGAGGAGAAATTAAGCCTGATTAAGTCGAAATACCCTGACTTTGATATTGAAGAAGTTTATCCTTTTCACGCCAGTCTTTCTGGTGATATTGATAAGGAAGCATTTTTTACGTCTTTTTTCAGACAGCCAGATCTTTTCATTAGGGTAGCTGCCAGCGATTCTTCTTCTATCGTTGCGAAACTGGAGGAAGAAAATATTCCGGTTAAAGCAATTTCTGCTACCGCTTTGGCTTTACCCAATGGTACCAAACTCGAAACCATTTTAAATGAAGGCAGTTATCAGGTTCAGGATTTATCTTCACAAAATACGGGTGAATATTTTAAACCCAATAAATGGGATAAATGGTGGGATTGCTGTGCAGCATCAGGTGGTAAGACCCTGCTTTTGCATAGTTTGGAGCCAGTAATCGAACTTTTGGTTTCTGATTTGCGCGAAAGTGTATTGTTAAACCTGGATGAGCGTTTTCGTTTAGCAGGAATCAGGAAATACCATAAAAAGGAAATCGATCTGTTACAAAACAATGATCAGATTTTGCACCACTATCAATTTGATGGGATTATCCTGGATGCTCCTTGTACCGGCTCAGGAACCTGGGGAAGAACACCGGAAATGCTCACTTTTTTCGAAGAACGTAAAATTAATCAGTTTGCAGCCATCCAAAAGGGTATTGTTCAGAACGTGGTGAAATACTTAAAGCCAGGTAAACCACTGATTTATATTACCTGTTCAGCTTTTGTACAAGAAAACGAAGCTGTTGTGCAGCATATTGTAGAAACGCTTCCTTTAGAATTGGAAAAGATGGAACTGGTAAAAGGTTATGAAAATAATGCTGATACGATGTTTGTGGCCAGGTTGATTAAGAAGAGTCAGGATTAA